The nucleotide sequence gttttatttatttatttttttaacagtcaTTGAACTCCATGACTTCCACTCGGGGCTTAATATGGATGATGAAAGTAATATACTTTgggtcaataaaaaaaataataataataatttgtcttaCCAAATGCCATCACATGCTATAACCATGAACTCATGATCTTCATTGAGAGTCAGCACTTTGACATCGGGGAGAGCGGAGATCATCTGTTCCTCAGCAGGAAGAGCTTTGTTTCTTTTGTAAAAGTGATCACCTACATAAAAACCAACCATTAGTTATgcagaaatgaaaagaaaatgcataCAATGAATGATTTCTAAATTGAAATACTCAAAATTACCGATAGCTCTGGAGAGGTTTAGGCCTCCATTGACACGACCGTCCATGGTCACCTTTCCGCCAGCATTCTTTATTCTGGCCAGCTCCAGCTCATCCTCTGGCTTGTGGTCGTAGGACATGTCTAACGCTTTTCCCTTTTCAGACACCACACACCTGGAGTCTCCAGCGTTGGCCACGATCAGCTGCTTCCCACGAATAAGAGCAACTACAGCTGTGGTGCCACTGTCGGAGCCTGGCTGGAGAACGGAGATGAAAAATAGTCAGAAAAATATGACTCCACACCAGGATGCATCAAGGTTGTGTGTTCCGCTCCCTGCACTATTGTCCAATGTACACAGCAATTATGATTAAAAACTGGTATAATGAGATGATTCatccaaaaaacaacaaacattcaGTTCTCTTATCACAGTTTGGTGCCaaacagttcatgcatttactTTTTAATCATTACACAGGGAAGAGAGTATTTCAGTATCCCACAGTATGAATAACCTGCCAGCTGCAGTGCTCTTTCTGCACTTCCAGGACTCACCAAGCAGTTTGTTTGTGTTATTATGGATAAGGCCCACTGCAGTCTTATCGGTCTTATCACGGGTTAACTTCTCCATCTGCAGACTCGCATGCTTCAGGTTTTATCAGTATAAATTTGAAAGATTCCAGCGCATGATGCGCCAAAACCCAATACTTATGCACAGTTCTCAGCTCACAAATGCTTTTTTGAAATCAACATGTTCTTGTGCTGCAACATTTAGCTGAAACCAGGGCATGACAAactttgatcaccagccactgtggctagtagttttaaAACGTTACTAGCCATCCGGCAtttttactagccacaattttgttgttgggaaaatatattttataagcaTAAACTTGACTTTAGCGTCCTAAAATTACATGTTATGTCCAcaagcctcctcattcatttaaccTTTTAGTGGTTGTGACCTTGCTCAAGGAGCATGAGCAAATGTGTTGGGGTTTCTTAGTGTTGCgttgcaattagttttatttcacatggCTTTTTAGGGCTCTACACTAAGGATTAACCAATTCTtgctctggccacaccaaaccaATTATTTCCCTgccaaaatcttttaaaaatgtgtcaaaacaagcaaaatatagcagtATACATGCACTTTTTCCATTCAAAATGTGTGTTGAAAAACTTGAAGaaattgagatttaaaaaaaaaaaagtgctcatGCATTTAAAACTATACAGAGTAATTTGTCCTGGCtaaaaggtcccagatcaccagatAACTATGCATAAATGGATAGTTAATCTCCTAATATAGCAATCTTATTGTAAAGGAtgaaaattaaaccatattaacaaaaataactaagcaaaagaAAACAAGTGAAAAACATTGTGTGTGCGttaatgaaaggatgatcgcGTGCAGGTTAgacccattaataatctgttcaaaacaatggttaaagcaaaagcagcaaccgctgctgcttacagAAAAATCTcaagctcctgaaagcagcagAACTGTGAGTGCACGAGcactgctttttatttatttatttattttcagtctaTTTAAAAGAGAACCGATCGATTTCATGTACAGTTGCTTCGCACAAGGTAACAAGACATGGGAGCTTTAAAAGCACTCGTCAGTAAGTGAGGATCTCCTGTTTTACAGTGCGCCTGATCATTGTCTCATTCGGTATTcccctgctttcttttgctcatcCGAATAGTTATCAGTAGTGCttcttctcgattctaagatttGCACGTATATGGACAAACGGTCAAACTGAAGTTCTAATTTTTAGTGACGAGCTAGCACTGGCtgcttgaaaataaattttaaattgcCAAAGTGGCAAGTGGGAGcggccacagctgaaatctacccgcatttgacaggtgttaatgtcaagccctgggtGGAACGCATGTAATAGATAATAATATCCATAATTAACTGTTTGCAAATTTGAGTCTAAAATGAAAGTACATATtcctgaaatattttttttaaatgaaaaaaaaaaaaattgtcatcattGCCATTCATCAACAAAagactaaattaaaataagacaGATTAGAATACATGACCTTAAGACTTGTGTTTTTTATACTCCAAACATTAATAGGGCTATGTATTTTACATTGATGTATACTAtttctaaaatggcatttaagtGTCATAATTggggatttatatatattttttaaaaaatgtaaacccaATCAAGCTGTGATACAACCATCCTATCCCTAATAACTGGAAAATcaagtaattaatatttttaaaaatggttaaattaaaagcaataatatAATGGTCTCAGCTACATTTTAAAAGTACCGGGTTTTCTGTAGAACCAACAGTACAGCATATCAGACAGGGACGCAGCCCAGATTCTTGGGGCACTATGCAAAGACATGGGCCGCTTTCCCATTATTCTTGATCACTTATCAAACGATATTATTTTACTCAATAATCGCAGGCATATCACTGATGTAAAAATCAGCTAACAGTATTAAAAAGATAActtcaaaaaattaaatgcaacaCAAAATAATGTCTAAATTGTATTATGCCCTCAGAGGGTTTTTTACAAAAATGACAACTTCATGATTTTAATTCGAATGGTGTTTTACTGGCTGCAAAAGAACCTTGTGTGAAAAAAAACAACCTGTCCATATAAACAGAAATTGTGTGCATGTCTTGATCATCGTATGCATTTTCCACTGTGCAATGGAAACTGAAAAATGAAATCAGGAGACATGCTAACCTCCTCTTTTCCATCCATGCCTGGCAAGCAcatctcctcctcttcatcagtaTCCTCTTCCTCTCCTTCTTCCGTGTCATCCTCTTCTTCATTCTCACTGCTGTTCTCACCATCCTCCTCACTGCCGTCCTGTAAACAAAGGAGTTTGTAAACATTAAGATGCTTTGAGTTGGAGACTAAGTACTTTAGCAGTATTCTGTTCGCACGATCAAATCCTTATGTCTCtgtattaaacaatatttttgtgcGTTTCAAAAAGTTGTTTAGAAAAGGATTTTAGTGCTTGCTTACCAAAggctgtatatatttaaaataaaataaataaataaaaaaacactaattaaACTGAATTCTGAAACGTCATAAGAATTGAGCATTTTAGGAGCTTTCTATTATGCATCATCAGCATCGTTACTCCAGTCTTAAGTGTAAATAAGTCAGAAATCTTACTAATGTGATGATTTGCTGTTCATAAAACTTACTGAGCTCAAATATTTGATCAGCAGTGCTAAGCTGgtttaccatttattttttaatagaccTGCTGCCTATAGACGTTAATCAATATTAAGACTGATCATCCGGGTCATCTGTATTGACACGAATTTTAGCAGTAGGTCGTTACAACAAACCTACTTGCAAATGGCCAAAAACTTGATCCTGTTACAGTTATACTCACCTCTTCCTCACTgccttcctcctcttcctcctcctcccccGATTCTTCACTGTCCTCAAAAAACTTGGACTTGGCACTTCCTGGAGGAGCTGCTGCAGAAGAAGAGCAAGAAGGACCGGCATCCCCAGACTTTTCAGCGGATCCTTCAGAAGCTGAGCCGCTGGAAGCAGCCGCTCGTCTGCAGGCCCTCATTTTGGAGCCTTCAGCTGCATTTTCAGCACCAGCCGGCTTCTTCCCAATACTGTCAGCAACAGACGGCCCGCATTCGGTCTCACCGTTGATTCCTTTCTCAGCATGAGATTTCTCCCCATCCTCAGACTCTTTAGAGGCATCAGGACATGGCTTTTTGGCATTTTTATTTTGGTTCTGTCCGTATCGGTTGAGCAGCTCCTCGATAGTCATAGTGGCTTCTTCATGCAGCAAAGCAGCTTCTTCATTATCAACtgacaataaaaattaaatcaggttttgttcatttatattaGCTGAAACATGCATTTTAATACCCAAACAattagtatgtttacatggacaccaatactctgattttaatacgattaagacaatactctgattaagactcGATCagtgtaaacagagatttttgattaccttaatctgactaaagtcataatcgaactaataTCAAACTAAGACGTGGAGCattcctattttagtcgcattattgaagtgcagtagagACATGTAAAGACCTTAGACTTTGTTCAGACGTGATGCGCACACGGGAGTCCGTCAGGTGTTTGACGACAAATAAATGACAATGGCATTAAGCAAGAGGGCACATTTTGGGTGCGAGTGGGAAATGATGACTATGCTCTCATCTAGTACCTCTGAGTTTGTGACGTGAGCATAAATGAAGAAATGTCAGAGGTGGCCTGTTGCTTGAGAATTTGTATCCGACATCCGTCTGTTTGCATGCATAGTGCGAGAAAAGCTCAACTGTAGTTAAACTTGTCTTGAAACTGAAAACGAAACATCCAAAATCACATGACGAACACGATCTGCTGTTGTCTGAAATGCCGGAGGAAACTAGCATCAAATAGTGAcgtaatgacgttaatcaaatgtACAACGTAAAATGGGATCATGGACGGAACatccaaaaagcaactcatgtgaaCATCCTTAAatcatattattttcttattcagataaaagctgcggtcacactggacttttcttcccatagacttctattcatacgcacgcgaatgcatcagcctggaaagtttcgcaggtcgctgcggtgcaaagtttaagcttggtgaactctgacctgtgaaatcgcattacttgactgcgtgagaccaatcgatgatcaaaacacgacctctctggacagaaatcaaaaaaaaaaaaaaaatatggagcaatcactggcttttttaaatgtctaatcttgtttaatcctgcctgTTTTCGCAGCGCcgaacgacagaatttcgcaagctcaaactctagtgtaacCGCAGCTTAAGTCAAATAAATTGATTTCTGATGTCGATGTAAAGGTAGTCATAGTTGGTAATTGCACACTAACGATGATACACAACGCACCTGCTGATATTGCTCGCACATCATAACATGCAGTTTTACTGATCTGATAACAAGTGATCAGCAGAGAAACACTGTTTCCACCTGgcttacattcattttccttcagctcagtccctttatacatcaggggttgccacagtggaatgaaccgctaacatatccagaatgttttacacagcaagtGCCCTTCCAATTGCAagccagtaccgggaaacacccatccacactcatttacacaaataCATTACACCCAATTTAGTttgtccaattcacctatagtgcatgtctttcaactgtgggggaaaccagagcacccagaggaaacccaggccaagactgggagaacatgcaaactccacacagaaataccaattgACCAAGCCCGGACTTGaattagcaaccttcttgctatgaggtgacagtggaCAATTTTGAACCTTGTTTATATACAGGTTTAGTAGGGGTGGGAATCTTTAAGGACTTCATGATCCAATTCTGATCCTGGGGGCTCCAAAACGATTCTCAACGTACATTTTTCTTAGTTCTGCTGTGCATTTACATCTTTTTTACAACTTTTTGTGACTAAATTTCAACTAGAATTAGAGTTTCTATGCTTGTTTAATGATTAAAATCTCTGTATGACcgaaatatcatttaaaaaaatcatttattttattcaaatttaggATGAACATGCTCTGAACTTGAAAAAGCCAGATTACAAAGAGCAATTATGATGAACGAACATTCCATAAATtcttattttccaaaaaaaaaagccaatttcGTTTTGTTTATAACATTAGGaaaatgttaaagaaaaaaaacatttacagttaaagtcaaaattatctCTCCTGTGATATTATCATTCTTTCAACTATTTCCCAACTAACTAATTTtgtttctctttgtcatgatgacaacaAACTAAATTTTTGTTATATTGCTAGATGCTAGTATTTGGCTTAAAGCATAATGCAAGCGCTAAACCATagtaatactttattattttgcAACACAGTGCAGCAGGCCTTGTTCAGTTTCTTTCGCACCCTGCTTTCAAAGAACACAAGTCTTCGCTCATAATGTGCTGTAATGGAGACTTACTATCCTGTCCAGCTCTTTAGGTAATTCTAAAACTGCTGACAGCGCACAAGTAGCATAGTGTAGCACTGCATCTATAATGACTCGAGGTTTTGCTTTCGCTTTCGGGTGTGGAAGGAATTTGAACAGTGTCCTGAAGTCGGCTGCACAACGGATCAGAAGTGTTGCACTTGCAATTATCCATCTGTCCAAATGAAGCGAATTCTGCAGCATGCGTATGGGTCCATATCAGCACTTTTCTTACTGTTTAAAAGCTCGTGTCCATGCAGGCCCAATCATTGTGATCTATTTTGAATACAGAATTGattctgaaattttttttttctctcccaccCGTAATGTTTAGCACTGtccaagacgtttggccagcggagaaattaaaatggtcgtgcccaactgagcctggtttctctcaaggttttttttcttcacttccgccattagtgaagtttttttccctctccgctgtcgccactggcttgcatggttcgggatctgtagagctgcgcatcgttggatttgcccttcaatatttggactctcagtagtgattattaaaccacactgaactgagctcaactgaactaaacttaaacactacagactgaactacactgttcctatttactgtgacattttatgtgaagctgctttgacacaatctacattgtataagcgctatacaaataaaggtgaattgaactgaattgaattgtccACTTGATCAAATTGCTGAAACTACATCCTAAAAATCAGGTGAAACACACCAGAGTATTTTTTTGACACCAGACATGTTTGTTGAAAACATGAACGCAACGTCCAagtcacccttcacttgttcaaaacatttgtttcttctgttgaacacaaatgatatTTTGGAGAATGCTAGTAAACAAGCACCCATTGAATTCCAAAGTATTTTTTCTACCATAGAAGTAAATGGGTTCcagcaatcagcattcttcaaaatatcttattttgtgttcaacagaagacactCAAATTGGTTTTGAAcgagtgaagagtgagtaaatgatggaaaaGTATTTTCATTTTGCACTCATATCAGCAGATGCAAGATCAGAAAACAGCATTCATCTTCCAAATAAACTCTGAAGTAAAATGAACTCAGGTTTGTTTACAGATACTCTGATCGTCATGCtatcctttaaataaaatgtgtcttacttaacattattattactgGCTTAAAATTTCATTAAGACGAACAATTCAATCTTTAAAAAGAGTGAAAAGTAAAAGTGACAAACATGTGAAATATTAAGCCTTAACACTTACCATCATCTTCATCTGCTACTTTTTCGGTTTCTTCCTGAGGACGTCCAGCTATCTGAACAAGCTCCTTGATGACTTCTTCTGTGGTGATTCTGGCATCTATATCCAGGAAGGCATCTTCCAGAGCCTGAGAACGATACAGTATGGTCAGTGGTTTTATCTTTAACTTTTTTCATAGGCCAAACGAATCTGGATCGCCAAAATGCATGGACGGGTGATTATTTGTATAGCACAACTCCATGTTATTGGTGTTagatttttctaataatttaattttgccttaatttatttatttttttttaatctagcaaATCCCACAAATGAGTTTGctctatatatttttcatttctcCTCACTTCTGAATACTGTTTAATTTAAGGGCTAGGTAAAGTAAAGTAATGTaaaggtttttgttttattaagctCTATCGGTAGcctgttttaaatgatttattattaaaattataaaggTGACACTCACCAAAGagaattctgttttttttttttttttctcataatgctattctgacttcataacttgTGTTTTCAAGAAAATATACAGAAATATTTGTATTACAGTACTGGAAAGTCACACCCAAAACAAAGATGACAATGGCAGAGGTCTATTTAAAATGCCAGCTGCTTTCAAATCCGATTACATTACGTAGATTCTACAATAACATCTTGAGTAAAAGCAGCAGCAAGATTTGATTTGAGCCACAGAGCTGGTGGTAAAATGTCCCTATCTTATTGTATCTTCTATTTACTGCCATATCAGCATCATCGGCTATAGTATATTCATGGTAAAAGCAACTTAGAATTATACAAATATAATCAATACAATAAAACCCATTCAAAAATCACACAAGGTAAATGTCCCTGAAG is from Danio aesculapii chromosome 13, fDanAes4.1, whole genome shotgun sequence and encodes:
- the ppm1g gene encoding protein phosphatase 1G; the encoded protein is MGAYLSQPNTEKSTGNGGSKNLNYGFSAMQGWRVSMEDAHNCIPELDDETAMFAVYDGHGGEEVALYCSKYLPGVIKEQKTYKEGKLQKALEDAFLDIDARITTEEVIKELVQIAGRPQEETEKVADEDDVDNEEAALLHEEATMTIEELLNRYGQNQNKNAKKPCPDASKESEDGEKSHAEKGINGETECGPSVADSIGKKPAGAENAAEGSKMRACRRAAASSGSASEGSAEKSGDAGPSCSSSAAAPPGSAKSKFFEDSEESGEEEEEEEGSEEEDGSEEDGENSSENEEEDDTEEGEEEDTDEEEEMCLPGMDGKEEPGSDSGTTAVVALIRGKQLIVANAGDSRCVVSEKGKALDMSYDHKPEDELELARIKNAGGKVTMDGRVNGGLNLSRAIGDHFYKRNKALPAEEQMISALPDVKVLTLNEDHEFMVIACDGIWNVMSSQEVIDFVSERMKTESGKNNPLSAIIDELLDHCLAPDTSGDGTGCDNMTCMIITFSPCSGSNISEGTKKRKPEETEVEENGNDSKKPKTE